A single region of the Roseivivax sp. THAF197b genome encodes:
- a CDS encoding acetoin utilization protein AcuC: MRDALFIGSNIYRGSSYGRLHPLSIPRVPTVMDLSRALGWLPASRYRTSPRAKPAALLGFHTPDYIRALVAAEEAQAVDAETRRRHGLGTLSNPVFAEMYRRPATAAGGGMLAAELVAEGGVVYNPGGGTHHGHPDYANGFCYINEPVLTIQRLLAQGLGRVVYIDIDAHHCDGVEPAFHGSDQVRMISCHEEGRWPFTGQLEDDAGGAAFNLPMPRGSDDSAYRLFLDEVILPATAAFRPDAIYLQCGADAVTEDPLSRLALSNNAHIETVEALRPLAPRLIVSGGGGYNPWSVARLWTCIWATLSGHDIPDRLPDEAQSILRGLSWARKAVPTEDLLTRLRDPRREGPIPDEIRDRVAHLAARI, encoded by the coding sequence ATGCGGGACGCCCTTTTCATCGGATCGAATATCTATCGCGGGTCGAGCTATGGCCGCCTGCACCCCCTGTCGATCCCGCGGGTGCCCACGGTGATGGACCTGTCGCGCGCGCTGGGATGGCTGCCCGCGTCGCGCTACCGCACAAGTCCGCGCGCCAAGCCCGCAGCCCTTCTGGGCTTTCATACGCCCGATTACATCCGCGCGCTCGTGGCCGCCGAAGAGGCGCAGGCTGTGGATGCGGAAACCCGCAGGCGGCATGGGCTGGGCACATTGTCGAACCCCGTTTTCGCCGAGATGTATCGCCGTCCGGCAACCGCGGCAGGGGGTGGAATGCTCGCCGCCGAATTGGTAGCCGAGGGCGGTGTGGTCTATAATCCGGGCGGCGGCACCCATCACGGCCACCCCGATTATGCCAACGGCTTTTGCTACATCAACGAGCCGGTTCTGACGATCCAGCGCCTTCTGGCACAGGGTCTGGGCCGCGTGGTCTATATCGATATCGACGCGCATCATTGCGACGGCGTGGAGCCTGCCTTCCACGGCTCGGACCAGGTGCGGATGATCTCCTGCCATGAAGAGGGCCGCTGGCCGTTCACCGGCCAGCTCGAGGATGACGCGGGCGGTGCCGCCTTCAATCTGCCGATGCCGCGCGGGTCGGATGACAGCGCCTACAGGCTGTTTCTCGACGAGGTGATCCTGCCCGCCACGGCGGCCTTCCGACCCGACGCGATCTATCTGCAATGCGGCGCAGATGCGGTGACGGAGGACCCGCTGTCGCGGCTGGCCCTGTCCAACAACGCCCATATCGAAACGGTGGAGGCGTTGCGTCCGCTGGCGCCTCGGCTGATCGTGTCAGGCGGCGGGGGGTATAATCCGTGGAGCGTCGCCCGCCTCTGGACCTGTATCTGGGCCACGTTGTCGGGGCACGACATCCCGGACCGCCTACCGGACGAGGCCCAGTCGATCCTGCGCGGGCTATCCTGGGCGCGCAAGGCCGTGCCCACCGAGGATCTTCTGACGCGCTTGCGGGATCCTCGCCGCGAAGGTCCGATCCCCGACGAGATCCGCGATCGCGTGGCACATCTGGCCGCGCGGATCTGA
- a CDS encoding AbrB family transcriptional regulator, producing MHRLPPARILYLTALMLLVAAAGGWIAAQIMVPMPWMIGALAASAISVATLQGSLLRDYVFPNRFRNPFIALVGVMIGSQASPELLDSLATLPLALAALLLFILVAHAGNVVIFERLGGYDRATAFYAGTPGGLMESILLGEGAGADIRILTLQQFLRIIFVVTLVPAALSIWAGEPLGSAAGIAPGGDIPPVWSDYVLGAGAAALGLFLARAVHVPAGHLVGPLVITAALTLVGAIDLHLPFWVLAVAQVVIGTSLGLRFLGITAAHIRRGLGLAFVSVAFMLALGAILSLVLAQVTGLDVVQLLLSFAPGGVTEMSLIALSLSVSPALVSLFHVARILMTVGTLMVTPRLVGLGTKS from the coding sequence ATGCATCGACTGCCCCCTGCCCGCATCCTGTATCTCACGGCCCTCATGCTGCTCGTGGCGGCGGCAGGCGGCTGGATCGCCGCGCAGATCATGGTGCCGATGCCGTGGATGATCGGCGCGCTCGCAGCCTCCGCCATTAGCGTGGCGACACTGCAGGGCAGCCTCCTGCGGGATTACGTCTTTCCCAATCGCTTCCGGAACCCGTTTATCGCGCTTGTCGGCGTGATGATCGGCAGCCAGGCCTCGCCCGAGCTTCTGGACAGCCTCGCGACCCTGCCGCTGGCCCTCGCAGCCCTGTTGCTCTTCATTCTCGTGGCCCATGCGGGCAATGTCGTGATCTTCGAGCGACTGGGCGGGTACGATCGCGCCACCGCCTTCTATGCGGGCACGCCCGGCGGGCTGATGGAATCGATCCTTCTGGGCGAAGGCGCCGGGGCCGATATCCGCATCCTGACGCTGCAGCAATTCCTGCGCATCATCTTCGTGGTGACGCTGGTGCCGGCCGCGCTTTCGATCTGGGCGGGGGAGCCCCTGGGTTCGGCGGCAGGCATCGCGCCCGGCGGGGATATTCCCCCCGTCTGGTCGGATTACGTCCTCGGGGCGGGCGCCGCGGCTTTGGGCTTGTTTCTCGCGCGCGCGGTGCATGTGCCCGCAGGTCACCTCGTTGGCCCGCTGGTCATCACGGCCGCGCTGACCCTCGTTGGGGCGATCGACTTGCACCTGCCATTCTGGGTTCTGGCGGTGGCGCAGGTCGTGATCGGCACCTCGCTGGGCCTGCGCTTTCTGGGCATCACGGCGGCGCATATTCGTCGCGGTCTTGGGCTGGCCTTCGTGTCGGTCGCCTTCATGCTGGCTCTCGGGGCGATCCTGTCGCTTGTGCTCGCGCAGGTAACCGGCCTCGACGTGGTGCAATTGCTGCTGAGCTTCGCGCCGGGCGGCGTGACCGAGATGTCGCTCATAGCACTTTCGCTGTCCGTGAGCCCGGCCCTCGTGAGCCTCTTTCACGTCGCGCGCATCCTGATGACGGTGGGCACGCTGATGGTGACGCCGCGCCTCGTCGGGCTTGGGACGAAGAGCTGA
- a CDS encoding ABC-F family ATP-binding cassette domain-containing protein, translating into MAQAPLLQLSDISLTFGGEPVFADLSLVVQPRDRVALVGRNGSGKSTLMKVMAGLVEADTGTRVVPPGQSVGYMEQDPYLSGFATLGDFATSELGPADLYRVEAASEGLKFDPARAVETASGGEKRRAALAKLMAEDPDLLLLDEPTNHLDIEAIGWLEAELKATRKAFVLISHDRRFLTELTRATLWIDRGAVRRRETGFDGFEEWRDKIWEEEDIARHKMDRKIKAEAKWAVEGISARRTRNQGRVRALKALREERAGMIRRQGTAAMDLASGPSSGKKVIEAEGLAKGFGDKTILRDFSIKIERGDRVAFVGPNGVGKTTLIRMLMGEEAPDQGRVKLGTNLVPAIFDQSRAKLDGDMSLWENLTGDPDMRVSGKADQILVRGQPKHVVGYLKEFLFDERRVRAPVRSLSGGEKARLLLAKIMARESNLLVLDEPTNDLDVETLDLLQDLLGEYQGTVLLVSHDRDFLDRVATTTVAMEGDGRATVYAGGWSDYQSQRQATRDAAKPAAAPQAKTDTPKAKPKSKASGLSFSEKHRLEELPQVIARLEAEIGKLNGLLTDPELFTREPVKFQKATEALAERQEKLSAAEEEWLMLEEKAEAAG; encoded by the coding sequence ATGGCCCAAGCACCCCTTTTGCAACTCTCCGACATTTCGCTGACCTTCGGCGGTGAGCCTGTCTTCGCCGATCTGAGCCTCGTGGTGCAGCCGCGGGACAGGGTGGCGCTGGTGGGGCGCAACGGGTCGGGCAAATCCACCCTGATGAAGGTCATGGCGGGGCTCGTGGAGGCCGATACCGGCACGCGGGTTGTCCCGCCGGGCCAGTCCGTCGGCTACATGGAGCAGGACCCCTATCTCTCGGGCTTTGCCACGCTCGGCGATTTCGCGACGTCCGAGTTGGGGCCTGCCGATCTCTACCGCGTCGAGGCCGCCTCGGAGGGGCTGAAATTCGACCCCGCCCGCGCGGTCGAGACCGCCTCGGGCGGCGAGAAGCGACGCGCGGCCTTGGCCAAGCTCATGGCCGAGGATCCCGACCTCCTGCTTCTGGACGAGCCGACCAACCACCTCGATATCGAGGCGATCGGATGGCTCGAGGCGGAACTCAAGGCCACGCGCAAGGCCTTTGTGCTGATCAGCCACGACCGGCGTTTCCTGACGGAACTGACGCGCGCCACGCTCTGGATCGACCGGGGCGCCGTGCGCCGCCGCGAGACCGGGTTCGACGGGTTCGAGGAATGGCGCGACAAGATCTGGGAAGAAGAGGACATCGCGCGGCACAAGATGGATCGCAAGATCAAGGCCGAGGCGAAATGGGCGGTCGAGGGGATCTCGGCCCGGCGCACGCGCAACCAGGGCCGGGTGCGGGCCTTGAAGGCGCTGCGCGAGGAACGCGCGGGCATGATCCGCAGGCAGGGCACGGCGGCGATGGACCTCGCCTCGGGGCCAAGCTCGGGCAAGAAGGTCATCGAAGCCGAAGGGCTGGCCAAGGGCTTCGGCGACAAGACCATCCTGCGCGATTTCTCCATCAAGATCGAACGCGGGGACCGGGTCGCCTTCGTGGGGCCGAACGGTGTGGGCAAGACCACGCTGATCCGCATGCTGATGGGCGAGGAAGCCCCCGATCAGGGCCGCGTGAAGCTTGGGACGAACCTTGTGCCCGCAATCTTCGATCAGAGCCGCGCGAAGCTCGACGGAGATATGTCGCTTTGGGAGAACCTCACGGGCGATCCGGACATGCGGGTTTCGGGCAAGGCCGACCAGATCCTGGTGCGTGGCCAGCCCAAACATGTGGTGGGCTATCTCAAGGAGTTCCTGTTCGACGAACGGCGGGTTCGCGCACCCGTCCGCTCGCTCTCGGGCGGAGAGAAGGCGCGACTGCTGCTGGCCAAGATCATGGCGCGGGAATCGAACCTTCTGGTGCTGGACGAGCCGACCAACGATCTCGATGTGGAAACGCTCGACCTGCTTCAGGACCTTCTGGGCGAATACCAGGGCACGGTCCTGCTGGTCAGCCACGACCGCGACTTCCTCGACCGGGTGGCGACGACCACCGTGGCGATGGAGGGGGATGGCCGTGCGACCGTCTATGCCGGCGGCTGGTCGGATTACCAAAGCCAGCGGCAGGCCACGCGCGACGCGGCCAAGCCCGCAGCGGCTCCGCAGGCCAAGACTGACACGCCCAAGGCAAAGCCCAAATCCAAGGCGTCCGGCTTGAGCTTCTCGGAAAAGCACCGTCTGGAGGAATTGCCGCAGGTCATCGCGCGGCTCGAGGCGGAGATCGGAAAGCTGAACGGGCTGCTGACCGACCCCGAGCTGTTCACCCGCGAGCCGGTGAAGTTCCAGAAGGCGACGGAGGCGTTGGCCGAACGGCAGGAGAAGCTGTCGGCGGCAGAGGAAGAATGGCTGATGCTGGAGGAGAAGGCGGAGGCTGCGGGGTAG
- a CDS encoding GNAT family N-acetyltransferase, translated as MAQATDVDPFRIETPGLRVRMASSAEDHAAILALRAQAFRGRDPEMSEQDAFDPICAHVLVEARADTAEGPAGQVLAAFRLLHLRSAAALGTSYAAQFYDLSRLTRFRGGMAEIGRFCVAEKCRDADVPRLAWAGLTRFVDAEDVQLLFGCASFPGTDPTPHAAALDWLALHHQAPERWRIGPRAAETHRYADAMHRQEAPGRGDGQAGLRALPPLLRSYLALGGWVSDHAVIDRDLGTLHVFTGVEIARIPPGRARALRRLAG; from the coding sequence GTGGCCCAAGCCACCGACGTCGACCCGTTCCGCATCGAAACACCCGGCTTGCGGGTGCGTATGGCGTCAAGCGCCGAGGATCACGCGGCAATTCTTGCACTGCGGGCGCAGGCCTTTCGGGGCCGCGACCCCGAGATGTCCGAGCAGGACGCCTTCGATCCCATCTGCGCGCATGTCCTTGTCGAGGCGCGTGCAGACACGGCTGAGGGCCCGGCGGGGCAGGTGCTGGCGGCATTCCGCCTTCTGCACCTGCGGAGCGCCGCCGCGCTTGGGACAAGCTATGCCGCGCAATTCTATGACCTCTCGCGACTGACGCGCTTTCGGGGCGGAATGGCGGAGATCGGGCGCTTTTGCGTCGCGGAGAAATGTCGCGATGCGGATGTGCCGCGTCTGGCCTGGGCCGGGCTGACGCGCTTCGTGGATGCCGAGGACGTGCAACTTCTTTTCGGCTGCGCGTCCTTTCCGGGCACCGATCCCACGCCGCATGCGGCGGCACTGGACTGGCTCGCACTTCACCACCAGGCGCCGGAACGCTGGCGGATCGGACCGCGCGCGGCGGAAACGCATCGCTATGCCGATGCGATGCATCGCCAAGAGGCACCGGGCAGGGGGGACGGACAGGCGGGTCTGCGCGCCCTGCCGCCGCTTCTGCGCTCCTACCTGGCCCTGGGCGGTTGGGTCAGCGATCACGCGGTGATCGACCGGGATCTTGGCACGCTGCACGTCTTCACCGGCGTGGAGATCGCGCGCATTCCGCCCGGACGGGCGCGCGCCTTGCGGCGGTTGGCAGGCTGA
- a CDS encoding outer membrane protein assembly factor BamE, which produces MTGSHYSARAVRLALVLVLGSSLAACTADIRNHGYVPPEEDLQSIIAGIDTRATVEETVGVPTASGVLSDGSYYWIGSTIRHFAWQKPTVVEREVVAISFTEDDVVQNIERYGLEDGRVVPLSRRVTDSAGSDISFIRKLFGNIGSLNPAGLLDQ; this is translated from the coding sequence ATGACGGGCAGTCACTATTCGGCACGCGCTGTGCGCCTGGCTTTGGTTTTGGTTCTGGGTAGCAGCCTTGCGGCCTGCACCGCGGATATCCGCAATCACGGCTACGTGCCGCCCGAGGAAGATCTGCAATCCATCATCGCGGGAATCGATACGCGGGCCACGGTCGAGGAGACGGTGGGCGTGCCCACGGCCTCCGGCGTCCTGTCCGACGGCTCCTATTACTGGATCGGCAGCACCATTCGCCACTTCGCCTGGCAGAAGCCTACCGTGGTGGAGCGGGAGGTCGTGGCGATCTCCTTCACCGAAGACGATGTTGTGCAGAATATCGAACGCTACGGTCTCGAAGACGGCCGCGTCGTACCGCTGTCGCGCCGGGTGACCGATAGCGCGGGCAGCGATATCAGCTTCATTCGCAAGCTCTTCGGCAATATCGGCTCGCTCAACCCCGCCGGTCTTCTGGACCAGTAA
- a CDS encoding DUF177 domain-containing protein produces the protein MPEAPDPARSANPGPFRLADLSQTAPTRFRVTPDEAQRARIAEALDLSGLRKVLFEGAIKPLGKRGWRLEGRLGATVIQPCIATLAPVTTRIDTDVQRTFLPPDLLDEPEPGSEVEMPEDDTTEALGEMIDPTPVMIEALALAAPDYPRAPDAPKMEAEARPPGAAPIREEETKPFAGLAGLKQQLEKGEDEDG, from the coding sequence ATGCCCGAAGCGCCCGATCCCGCCAGATCCGCAAATCCCGGCCCGTTCCGTTTGGCCGACCTGTCGCAGACCGCACCGACCCGGTTTCGCGTTACCCCGGACGAGGCCCAGCGGGCCCGGATCGCGGAGGCGCTCGATCTGTCCGGTTTGCGCAAGGTGCTTTTCGAAGGCGCGATCAAGCCCTTGGGCAAACGCGGCTGGCGGCTTGAGGGGCGGCTCGGGGCCACCGTCATCCAGCCCTGCATCGCCACGCTCGCGCCCGTGACCACGCGGATCGACACCGATGTGCAGCGCACCTTCCTGCCGCCCGATCTCCTCGATGAGCCCGAGCCCGGCTCCGAGGTGGAGATGCCCGAGGACGACACCACCGAAGCCCTGGGCGAGATGATCGACCCGACCCCGGTGATGATCGAGGCGCTCGCGCTCGCCGCGCCGGACTACCCCCGCGCGCCCGATGCACCCAAGATGGAGGCCGAGGCGCGTCCGCCCGGCGCCGCTCCGATCCGCGAAGAGGAGACGAAGCCCTTCGCCGGTCTCGCCGGGCTGAAACAGCAGCTCGAAAAGGGGGAAGACGAGGACGGTTGA
- the rpmF gene encoding 50S ribosomal protein L32 yields the protein MAVQQNKVSKSRRNNRRAHDSLEAANPNECTNCGELKRPHHVCPSCGHYADREVVAVADEIDLDEDAA from the coding sequence ATGGCCGTCCAACAGAACAAAGTATCCAAGTCGCGCCGCAACAACCGTCGCGCACACGATTCGCTTGAGGCTGCAAACCCCAACGAATGCACCAATTGCGGCGAGCTGAAGCGTCCGCATCACGTCTGCCCGTCCTGCGGCCATTATGCCGACCGTGAGGTCGTCGCGGTCGCGGACGAGATCGACCTGGACGAAGACGCAGCCTAA
- the plsX gene encoding phosphate acyltransferase PlsX yields the protein MTSSQDHQETGRADVVLSIDAMGGDHGPAAVVAGLAMFAQKTPDVRFLLHGRVAELEKLVAKTPALQGRVDLRNADDIVSMDDKPSHVMRNGKGTSMWSTLEAVRDGEASIAVSCGNTGALMAISMVRLRKLPGVSRPAIAILWPSRSEQGFNVMLDVGADIRADARDLLQYALMGVSYARNGLSLARPRVGLLNVGTEEHKGRTELHEAHALIHATAEDAEFDFVGFVEGGDIPGNVADVIVTDGFTGNVALKTGEGTASLIRDLLREAFAYSFISRIASLLAYPSLKRLSKRIDPRRVNGGVFLGLNGTVVKSHGAADATGVAAATRLAYRLAEQGFTDRLKARVASAAERAQDIAKSAEDGEETT from the coding sequence ATGACCTCTTCGCAGGATCACCAGGAGACGGGTCGCGCCGATGTGGTGCTTTCGATCGACGCCATGGGCGGCGATCATGGACCGGCGGCCGTTGTCGCCGGTCTTGCCATGTTTGCGCAAAAGACCCCGGATGTGCGGTTCCTGCTGCACGGTCGCGTGGCCGAACTCGAAAAGCTCGTGGCCAAGACGCCTGCCCTTCAGGGGCGGGTCGATCTGCGCAACGCCGACGATATCGTCTCCATGGACGACAAGCCCAGCCACGTCATGCGCAACGGCAAGGGCACCTCGATGTGGTCCACGCTGGAAGCGGTCCGCGACGGGGAGGCTTCCATCGCGGTGTCTTGCGGCAATACCGGCGCGCTCATGGCGATCTCGATGGTGCGTCTGCGCAAATTGCCGGGGGTCAGCCGCCCGGCCATCGCGATTCTCTGGCCGTCCCGGTCCGAGCAGGGCTTCAACGTCATGCTCGATGTGGGTGCCGATATCCGGGCCGATGCCCGCGATCTTCTGCAATACGCGCTGATGGGCGTGTCCTATGCCCGCAACGGCCTGTCGCTCGCCCGCCCGCGCGTCGGCCTGCTCAATGTCGGCACCGAGGAACACAAAGGCCGGACCGAGCTGCACGAGGCGCATGCGCTGATCCACGCCACCGCAGAAGATGCCGAGTTTGATTTCGTGGGCTTCGTCGAGGGCGGCGATATTCCCGGTAACGTGGCCGATGTGATCGTCACCGACGGCTTTACCGGCAATGTCGCGCTGAAAACCGGCGAAGGCACGGCGAGCCTCATTCGCGATCTTCTGCGCGAAGCCTTCGCCTATTCCTTCATCTCGCGCATCGCGTCCCTTCTGGCCTATCCCTCGCTCAAGCGGCTGTCGAAGCGGATCGACCCGCGCCGCGTCAATGGCGGGGTCTTCCTCGGTCTGAACGGAACGGTCGTGAAATCCCACGGCGCCGCCGATGCCACGGGTGTGGCTGCGGCCACGCGCCTCGCCTACCGCCTCGCGGAGCAGGGCTTTACGGACCGGCTGAAGGCCCGGGTTGCCTCTGCCGCGGAGCGCGCTCAGGATATCGCCAAATCCGCCGAAGACGGAGAGGAGACGACATGA
- a CDS encoding beta-ketoacyl-ACP synthase III, with amino-acid sequence MTVRAVVAGCGHYLPTRVVENAEFESRLDTSDEWIRSRSGIERRHFAAEGETTSDLATHAARAALADAGLVPDDIDALIVATSTADLTFPSAATMVQAQLGMTRGFAFDVQAVCAGFIYAMSNANALIVSGQAERVMVIGAETFSRIMDWEDRSTCVLFGDGAGAIILEAKTGSGSVADRGILSTDLHSDGRHRDILYVDGGVSTQSTGHLRMEGKEVFRHAVEKLAATATDALGKVGLTGADVDWVVPHQANIRIISGTAKKLGLSMDNVIVTVQDHGNTSAASIPLALSVGKAEGKIKQGDLLVTEAIGGGLAWGAVVLRW; translated from the coding sequence ATGACCGTGCGTGCCGTGGTCGCTGGATGCGGCCACTACCTTCCGACCCGCGTGGTCGAGAATGCCGAATTCGAATCCCGCCTCGACACATCCGATGAGTGGATCCGAAGCCGGTCCGGCATCGAACGGCGTCACTTTGCAGCCGAGGGCGAGACCACGTCGGACCTCGCCACCCATGCCGCCCGTGCCGCTTTGGCCGATGCGGGGCTGGTGCCCGACGATATCGATGCGCTGATCGTCGCCACCTCCACCGCGGATCTGACCTTCCCGTCGGCTGCCACGATGGTGCAGGCGCAACTCGGCATGACCCGTGGCTTTGCCTTCGACGTGCAGGCCGTCTGCGCGGGCTTCATCTACGCGATGAGCAACGCCAACGCGCTGATCGTCTCGGGCCAGGCCGAACGGGTCATGGTCATCGGGGCAGAGACCTTCAGCCGGATCATGGATTGGGAAGACCGCTCGACCTGCGTGCTTTTCGGTGACGGTGCGGGCGCGATCATCCTCGAGGCGAAAACCGGCAGCGGCTCGGTCGCCGACCGCGGCATCCTCTCGACCGATCTGCATTCGGACGGACGCCACCGCGATATCCTTTATGTCGATGGCGGTGTCTCCACCCAAAGCACTGGCCATCTGCGCATGGAGGGCAAAGAAGTCTTCCGCCACGCGGTCGAGAAGCTCGCCGCGACAGCGACGGATGCGCTCGGCAAGGTCGGGCTCACCGGCGCGGATGTGGATTGGGTCGTCCCGCACCAGGCCAATATCCGCATCATTTCGGGCACCGCGAAGAAGCTGGGCCTGTCCATGGACAACGTCATCGTCACCGTTCAGGACCATGGCAATACGTCCGCGGCGTCGATCCCGCTCGCCCTGTCCGTCGGCAAGGCGGAAGGCAAGATCAAGCAGGGCGATCTGCTGGTCACCGAAGCCATTGGCGGTGGTCTCGCCTGGGGCGCTGTCGTCCTGCGCTGGTAG
- the ihfA gene encoding integration host factor subunit alpha, giving the protein MGEKTLTRMDLSEAVFREVGLSRNESADLVEAILQHMSDALVSGEQVKISSFGTFSVRDKAARVGRNPKTGEEVPIQPRRVLTFRPSHLMKDRVAAGNKS; this is encoded by the coding sequence ATGGGCGAGAAGACACTGACGCGCATGGATCTGAGCGAGGCGGTATTCCGCGAAGTCGGTCTGTCGCGCAACGAAAGTGCGGATCTGGTCGAAGCGATCCTTCAGCACATGTCGGACGCGCTGGTCTCCGGCGAACAGGTGAAGATCTCCTCCTTCGGGACCTTCTCCGTCCGCGACAAGGCCGCCCGCGTCGGCCGCAACCCCAAGACCGGCGAAGAGGTTCCGATCCAGCCCCGCCGCGTGTTGACCTTCCGCCCTTCGCACTTGATGAAAGACCGCGTGGCTGCAGGCAACAAGAGCTGA
- a CDS encoding MerR family transcriptional regulator has protein sequence MSKSRDAFRTISEVAEWLDTPAHVLRFWESKFPQVKPVKRAGGRRYYRPADMTLLGGIKKLLHDDGLTIKGVQKVLSEQGVKAVSAMAQPIDDDTESAPIEASRSKAVEDDDVPARIEDSPEADMDVDAAPEADDAIEDAPFIEAEPPTSTVIPFTGGALAETPGRAKASAPKTSPDEDTPLPASENAETSGDAQDIVEAPLPEDAIAASDMDDIAPAAPDDPAESARDADANEAMQDAAAATSESDIDALVAETIGSEAAHDEMDQAEEAGSAEDAAPPAKSEAAPAAEDTNEAPEQPSLFGTTPEFLAKPFSDRESEQAEAPQPEDAAETVAEEETPAEIAAASEKADTSAPDIADEDDTRDEETGPENTGQEATDSDNDATEATDAVTADDADRTEDSAPQPDAALPDAAAHEPVPGPLRHLARIPRLTPEMAERMAPHVAALGAHLDAGA, from the coding sequence ATGAGCAAATCTCGCGACGCCTTCCGCACGATCAGCGAGGTGGCGGAATGGCTTGATACGCCCGCGCATGTGCTGCGTTTCTGGGAAAGCAAGTTTCCGCAGGTCAAACCGGTCAAGCGGGCGGGCGGCAGGCGCTATTATCGTCCCGCCGACATGACGCTTCTGGGCGGCATCAAGAAGCTGCTGCACGACGATGGCCTGACCATCAAGGGTGTTCAGAAAGTCCTGTCGGAACAAGGGGTCAAGGCGGTCTCCGCGATGGCGCAGCCGATTGACGACGACACCGAAAGCGCCCCGATCGAGGCCAGCCGCAGCAAGGCGGTGGAGGATGACGACGTCCCCGCCCGGATCGAGGACAGCCCCGAGGCGGATATGGACGTGGATGCGGCGCCGGAAGCGGACGACGCGATCGAGGATGCGCCCTTCATCGAAGCGGAGCCCCCGACCTCGACCGTGATCCCCTTTACCGGCGGCGCTTTGGCGGAGACGCCCGGCCGTGCCAAAGCCTCGGCCCCCAAGACGTCTCCGGACGAGGACACGCCCCTGCCCGCCTCGGAAAACGCTGAGACGTCGGGCGACGCGCAGGACATCGTGGAAGCCCCCTTGCCCGAAGACGCGATCGCAGCTTCCGACATGGATGACATAGCGCCCGCAGCGCCCGATGATCCGGCGGAATCCGCGCGCGACGCCGACGCGAACGAGGCGATGCAGGACGCCGCAGCCGCCACATCCGAAAGCGATATCGACGCGCTCGTCGCCGAGACGATCGGCAGCGAGGCGGCGCACGACGAGATGGATCAGGCGGAGGAGGCCGGATCGGCCGAGGACGCCGCCCCCCCGGCCAAGTCCGAGGCGGCCCCCGCCGCCGAAGATACCAACGAGGCGCCCGAACAACCCAGCCTGTTCGGCACGACGCCGGAATTCCTCGCCAAACCCTTCAGCGATCGGGAATCCGAGCAGGCCGAGGCGCCACAGCCCGAAGACGCAGCCGAAACCGTCGCTGAAGAAGAGACGCCCGCAGAAATCGCCGCCGCCAGCGAGAAGGCCGATACCTCTGCGCCTGATATCGCGGACGAGGATGATACGCGCGACGAAGAGACTGGTCCGGAAAATACTGGCCAAGAAGCCACGGACAGTGACAATGACGCGACCGAGGCTACGGACGCCGTCACCGCCGATGACGCAGACCGCACCGAAGACAGTGCGCCTCAACCCGACGCCGCCCTGCCCGACGCGGCAGCCCATGAGCCCGTCCCCGGCCCACTCCGTCACCTGGCTCGCATCCCGCGTCTCACGCCCGAAATGGCCGAGCGGATGGCGCCGCACGTGGCCGCTCTCGGCGCGCATCTCGACGCCGGGGCGTAA